In a genomic window of Zingiber officinale cultivar Zhangliang chromosome 9B, Zo_v1.1, whole genome shotgun sequence:
- the LOC122023166 gene encoding putative uncharacterized protein DDB_G0290521 has product MPDPDSSTIPSPSPPFATTSPPSPPITTQAPVPSRTDVPPAPTAIPMDLPTAQHSPSAQPPTQPSMSSQHPSTEDDPSRRSSPVTSPPEPSPVPPSAPSGSAAGPSNSAAGPSQPPPPVHLHYHTSTPSETGLQSRRDVPISSLTMKGHLSIVWEESRHQMQLLPPLAQMDRFSELYIKDKITELELQLNDPVQASHALRAEIKALTKKKNSLEVSLAQANRALKVV; this is encoded by the exons ATGCCAGACCCAGACTCTTCTACCATCCCTTCTCCTTCACCCCCGTTTGCAACCACTTCTCCTCCTTCGCCTCCTATCACAACTCAGGCTCCAGTCCCGAGCCGAACAGATGTTCCGCCTGCTCCCACTGCAATTCCAATGGACCTTCCCACTGCTCAACATTCTCCTTCAGCCCAACCTCCTACTCAGCCTTCTATGTCATCACAGCACCCAAGCACCGAGGATGATCCCTCGCGTCGCTCTTCGCCAGTTACATCACCTCCAGAGCCATCTCCTGTGCCTCCCTCGGCTCCTTCTGGGTCAGCTGCTGGACCTTCTAACTCCGCTGCGGGACCTTCACAACCGCCTCCACCGGTACATCTCCATTATCACACCTCTACTCCTTCAGAGACTGGACTACAGTCAAGGCGAGACGTCCCCATTAGCTCTTTAACCATGAAAGGTCATCTATCCATTGTGTGGGAAGAAAGCAGGCATCAAATGCAACTTTTGCCACCCCTTGCCCAGATGGATAGGTTTTCTGAGCTATATATTAAG GACAAAATTACTGAACTGGAACTGCAACTGAATGACCCTGTTCAGGCCAGCCATGCCCTGAGGGCCGAGATAAAAGCTTTGACCAAAAAGAAGAACAGTCTGGAAGTATCCCTAGCACAGGCCAACCGAGCACTTAAAGTTGTCTAG